In Streptomyces alboniger, the following are encoded in one genomic region:
- a CDS encoding FadR/GntR family transcriptional regulator, with translation MAADEDLFRPVRPVRAYQRVAEQIEERVLSGELPPGARLPGERELAQRFGVGRSTVREALRVLQSAGLIRSRPGDPLGAEVLGVSTGGLSQALGRLTRSGACSVGELVRFRMVLDAESNRLAARLRTEDDLVRMREQITRMEALGASPSGLRAFSEADALFHRAIAEAGGNALLGLCAGAVHDAVVEITEITEVTEVTEVTEVTEKQIAGAADPVPWMRRSVAHHREILAAIETSDSARAARLGRAALHEYYAGHAEPETRRLPAAEVADG, from the coding sequence ATGGCCGCCGACGAGGATCTCTTCAGGCCCGTGCGGCCCGTACGTGCCTACCAGCGCGTGGCGGAGCAGATCGAGGAGCGCGTCCTCAGCGGTGAACTCCCGCCGGGGGCCCGGCTCCCCGGGGAGCGTGAGCTGGCCCAGCGCTTCGGTGTCGGGCGCTCCACGGTCCGCGAGGCGCTGCGTGTACTCCAGTCGGCGGGGCTGATCCGCTCACGTCCCGGTGACCCGCTGGGCGCGGAGGTACTCGGCGTCTCGACCGGCGGCCTGAGCCAGGCGCTCGGCCGCCTCACCCGCTCCGGTGCCTGCTCGGTCGGTGAACTCGTGCGGTTCCGCATGGTGCTGGACGCCGAGAGCAACCGTCTCGCCGCGCGCCTGCGCACCGAGGACGACCTCGTACGGATGCGGGAGCAGATCACCCGTATGGAGGCGCTGGGCGCGTCGCCCTCGGGACTGCGCGCCTTCAGCGAGGCGGACGCGCTGTTCCACCGGGCGATAGCGGAGGCGGGCGGCAACGCGCTGCTCGGGCTGTGCGCCGGTGCGGTGCACGACGCGGTCGTCGAAATCACCGAAATCACCGAGGTCACCGAGGTCACCGAGGTCACCGAGGTCACCGAGAAGCAGATCGCGGGGGCGGCGGACCCGGTCCCCTGGATGCGGCGCTCGGTCGCCCACCACCGCGAGATCCTCGCCGCGATCGAGACGAGCGACAGCGCACGGGCGGCCCGCCTCGGCCGGGCGGCCCTGCACGAGTACTACGCGGGGCATGCCGAGCCGGAGACCCGCCGGTTGCCGGCGGCGGAGGTAGCGGATGGCTGA
- a CDS encoding MarR family winged helix-turn-helix transcriptional regulator, giving the protein MSAENGPVAGLGGDTVAAVVRQWQAVRPDIDTGPMEVIGRINRCAALLRQAEDAPLRRAGLTRAEFDLLGALRRTGHELTPGELARETFSSGAAVTKRLKQLQERELVDRRPDARDRRVAHVRLTDAGRDLVDAILPEQLAYETVVLSVLDGTGQRELSGLLGELLAQLEGRLGVRRG; this is encoded by the coding sequence ATGAGTGCAGAGAACGGTCCGGTGGCGGGCCTCGGTGGGGACACCGTGGCCGCGGTGGTGCGGCAGTGGCAGGCGGTGCGCCCCGACATCGACACCGGGCCGATGGAGGTGATCGGCCGCATCAACCGCTGCGCGGCCCTCCTCCGGCAGGCCGAGGACGCCCCGCTGCGCAGGGCGGGCCTGACCCGCGCCGAGTTCGACCTGCTCGGCGCGTTGCGCCGCACCGGCCACGAGCTGACGCCCGGGGAACTGGCCCGCGAGACCTTCTCCTCCGGGGCCGCGGTCACCAAGCGGCTCAAGCAGCTCCAGGAGCGCGAACTGGTCGACCGCCGCCCCGACGCCCGCGACCGCCGCGTCGCGCACGTCCGCCTCACGGACGCGGGCCGCGACCTGGTCGACGCGATCCTGCCGGAACAACTCGCCTACGAGACGGTGGTCCTGTCCGTACTCGACGGCACCGGACAACGCGAACTGAGCGGCCTGCTCGGGGAGTTGCTGGCGCAGTTGGAGGGCCGACTCGGGGTGCGACGGGGCTGA
- a CDS encoding FUSC family protein, with protein MSSTPPLPPPPSSPPSPRSTRPRRFPIAGVLRPGKPSDIWFKPACSVVVATAIPNLTLLALGRLDLVMYTMAGSFCALYAHNLPYAARARALAGVVAGMSASVAVALVTASLTGSAVALVAVGAVLAAAQKALCDAARIGPPGHLILTFISSATLFAPQSLGQVPGHLALTLAGGALAWLVGMAPAVVRPHGPERRATARALNAVAAYAESAQAASADRRDSGPADRGDSGPADHQDRAPAVERARAAAAGAVHAAWQSLLATGARTTGARTAEARRALARLVIRAEEALAAPATADPAALRAWAAGLRGTGAVPRPGGVRPGERDELLGVAAELAGPKVPPWRRLAPGSPLLPIALRTAVGCALAGYGSLALGVGRPYWALVTAAALYQANVTLTWNRGVQRVVGNLVGVLAFAAIAPFAHLGHAELVVSCLALAFGAEALISRNYWLGTVCVTPMALLVTEFARFQQPGELILDRVVDTLLGAVLGVAAAVLVTNRRAVDQIEQAVDAVDRARERAEAGLAGAGAVEPARRALTAALVDLRAAADAAAGEWWPGALPEERVITAERAGHRTLAATVRRRSDENGQGTRPRAEAADAWEGARA; from the coding sequence GAACCTGACGCTGCTGGCCCTCGGGCGGCTCGACCTCGTGATGTACACGATGGCCGGTTCGTTCTGCGCGCTGTACGCCCACAACCTCCCGTACGCCGCCCGGGCGCGCGCCCTGGCGGGGGTCGTCGCCGGGATGTCGGCGAGCGTGGCCGTCGCGCTGGTCACGGCCTCGCTGACCGGTTCCGCCGTGGCCCTCGTCGCCGTCGGCGCGGTCCTCGCCGCCGCGCAGAAGGCGTTGTGCGACGCGGCCCGCATCGGGCCGCCCGGCCATCTGATCCTCACCTTCATCAGCTCGGCCACCCTCTTCGCCCCGCAGAGCCTCGGGCAGGTCCCGGGCCACCTCGCGCTCACCCTCGCCGGAGGGGCCCTCGCCTGGCTGGTCGGCATGGCGCCCGCCGTCGTACGGCCGCACGGACCCGAGCGCCGGGCCACGGCACGCGCCCTGAACGCGGTCGCGGCGTACGCCGAGAGCGCTCAGGCCGCGTCCGCTGACCGCAGGGACTCGGGGCCCGCCGATCGAGGGGACTCCGGGCCCGCTGACCACCAGGACCGCGCGCCTGCTGTCGAGCGGGCCCGTGCCGCCGCGGCCGGTGCCGTGCACGCCGCCTGGCAGTCGCTGCTCGCCACCGGCGCGCGGACCACCGGCGCCCGGACCGCCGAGGCCCGGCGCGCCCTGGCCCGCCTCGTCATCCGCGCCGAGGAGGCCCTGGCCGCGCCCGCCACCGCCGACCCCGCGGCGCTGCGCGCCTGGGCGGCCGGCCTGCGCGGCACGGGCGCCGTCCCGCGCCCCGGCGGCGTACGCCCCGGTGAGCGCGACGAACTCCTCGGCGTCGCCGCCGAACTGGCCGGGCCCAAGGTGCCGCCGTGGCGTCGGCTCGCGCCCGGGTCCCCCCTGCTGCCCATCGCGCTGCGCACCGCCGTGGGCTGCGCGCTCGCCGGATACGGCTCGCTCGCGCTCGGCGTCGGCCGCCCCTACTGGGCCCTGGTCACCGCCGCCGCCCTCTACCAGGCCAACGTGACGCTCACCTGGAACCGGGGCGTGCAGCGGGTGGTCGGCAACCTCGTCGGCGTACTCGCCTTCGCCGCCATCGCGCCGTTCGCCCACCTCGGCCACGCGGAACTCGTCGTGAGCTGCCTCGCGCTCGCCTTCGGCGCGGAGGCGCTGATCAGCCGCAACTACTGGCTCGGCACCGTGTGCGTGACGCCGATGGCGCTGCTCGTCACCGAGTTCGCGCGGTTCCAGCAGCCCGGCGAGCTGATCCTCGACCGCGTCGTCGACACCCTGCTCGGCGCCGTGCTCGGCGTCGCGGCCGCCGTCCTCGTCACCAACCGGCGGGCCGTCGACCAGATCGAACAGGCCGTCGATGCCGTGGACCGGGCCAGGGAGCGGGCCGAGGCCGGACTCGCCGGGGCGGGCGCGGTCGAACCGGCCCGGCGCGCGCTCACCGCGGCCCTCGTCGACCTGCGAGCCGCAGCCGACGCGGCCGCCGGGGAATGGTGGCCGGGGGCCCTGCCCGAAGAGCGGGTCATCACGGCCGAGCGCGCCGGACACCGTACGCTCGCGGCGACGGTCCGACGACGGAGTGACGAGAACGGTCAGGGGACGCGGCCTCGCGCGGAGGCGGCCGACGCCTGGGAGGGCGCACGAGCATGA